A region of Desulfuromonas thiophila DNA encodes the following proteins:
- a CDS encoding carboxy terminal-processing peptidase, which translates to MHASHLRLRRFGFAALLLILLLCGHVAAAPAPPASFDAQRAKLLGFILSQHLVRHHYSHKSIDDTLSRAAFDLYIKQLDAQKRFLLKTDLQQLKAYEAYIDNEIRRGTIHLPLHAAELLQQRLTELARLVDELLQQPLNFELNRQIETDPKKLDFCATPADLRARWHDILTYQVANSFLDLQEEAQKAAERPENPEPLPDDATLERQAREKVAKRYRHLFARMAKEQLQDYFDRYLDAIARAYDPHSLYLPPEQKEDFDIHMRGSLEGIGALLREDEGYIKVVSLIPGGAAQRQGQLESEDIILKVAEGNREPVDISDTRIRDAVSLIRGPKGSTVRLHIRKPDGSRRTIAIVRDTVQIKETFARAALLEMPDGSRYGYLKIPSFYRDFTNGKKTARNVTDDVRRELAKLLTKGIGGLVLDLRNNGGGSLTDAVDTTGLFIDQGPVVQIRDSEQKVEVLADEEPGSIYDGPLIVLVNKFSASASEILAGALQDYGRAIVLGSRHTHGKGTVQAVIDLDSNLPLRNMEKYKPLGALKITVQKFYRVSGASTQYRGIEADIVLPDRFEAIKSGERHMDYSLPWDTIAATDYQPLTASFNLEQLQAASSRRIATNPEFIRIAEQAERARRRLDDSRRSLQLADIRAERLELKDAVDEMDQDQEKEDSPQDDAALQEALAKDAYVQESLHLLQDMAGQPLSAPLRAALL; encoded by the coding sequence ATGCACGCTTCACACCTGCGTCTTCGGCGCTTCGGTTTCGCCGCGCTACTCCTTATCCTGCTGTTATGTGGCCATGTCGCCGCCGCGCCAGCACCACCGGCCAGCTTCGATGCACAGCGGGCGAAACTGCTCGGCTTCATCCTCAGTCAGCACTTGGTGCGACACCATTACAGCCACAAATCCATCGATGACACCCTGTCACGGGCAGCTTTCGACCTGTATATAAAACAACTGGATGCACAAAAACGTTTTCTGCTTAAAACCGATTTGCAACAACTCAAAGCCTATGAGGCCTACATCGACAACGAGATTCGCCGTGGCACCATTCATCTCCCGCTGCATGCCGCCGAACTGCTGCAGCAACGCCTGACCGAACTGGCCCGCCTGGTCGACGAACTCCTGCAGCAGCCCCTCAATTTTGAACTGAACCGCCAGATCGAAACCGACCCGAAAAAACTCGACTTCTGCGCCACGCCGGCCGATCTGCGCGCCCGCTGGCACGACATTCTGACCTATCAGGTTGCCAACAGCTTCCTCGACCTGCAGGAGGAAGCCCAAAAAGCCGCCGAGCGGCCAGAGAATCCCGAGCCACTGCCGGACGACGCCACACTGGAGCGACAGGCGCGTGAAAAGGTCGCCAAACGCTACCGCCATCTGTTCGCCCGCATGGCCAAAGAACAGCTGCAGGACTATTTCGATCGCTATCTTGACGCCATTGCCCGTGCCTACGACCCCCACAGCCTGTATCTGCCGCCGGAGCAGAAGGAAGATTTCGACATCCACATGCGCGGCTCCCTCGAAGGCATCGGCGCCCTGCTGCGTGAAGATGAGGGCTATATCAAGGTTGTCAGCCTGATTCCCGGGGGTGCCGCCCAGCGCCAGGGCCAGCTGGAGAGCGAGGACATCATCCTGAAGGTGGCCGAAGGCAACCGGGAGCCCGTCGACATCAGCGACACCCGCATCCGCGATGCCGTCAGCCTGATCCGTGGTCCCAAGGGCAGCACGGTCCGGTTGCACATCCGCAAACCCGATGGCAGCCGACGGACCATCGCCATCGTGCGCGACACCGTCCAGATCAAGGAAACCTTCGCCCGCGCTGCCCTGCTCGAGATGCCGGACGGCAGCCGCTACGGCTATCTGAAGATTCCCAGCTTCTACCGCGACTTTACCAACGGCAAAAAAACCGCCCGCAATGTCACCGACGATGTCCGTCGCGAACTGGCCAAGCTGCTGACCAAAGGCATCGGCGGTCTGGTGCTGGATCTGCGCAACAACGGCGGTGGCTCGCTGACCGATGCTGTCGACACCACCGGTCTGTTCATCGACCAAGGGCCGGTAGTACAGATCCGCGACAGCGAACAGAAGGTGGAGGTGCTGGCCGACGAGGAACCCGGCAGCATCTATGACGGACCGTTGATCGTGCTGGTTAACAAGTTCAGCGCTTCAGCGTCGGAGATTCTGGCCGGAGCACTGCAGGACTATGGCCGTGCCATTGTGCTCGGCAGTCGTCATACCCACGGCAAGGGCACGGTGCAGGCGGTCATTGATCTGGACAGCAATCTGCCCTTGCGCAACATGGAGAAATATAAGCCCCTCGGTGCCTTGAAAATCACCGTGCAGAAGTTTTACCGCGTCAGTGGCGCCTCGACCCAGTACCGCGGCATTGAAGCCGACATCGTGCTGCCGGATCGTTTCGAAGCCATCAAGAGTGGCGAACGCCACATGGATTATTCGCTGCCGTGGGACACCATCGCCGCCACGGACTATCAGCCTCTGACCGCCAGCTTCAATCTCGAACAGCTACAGGCAGCGAGTTCGCGGCGGATCGCTACCAACCCCGAATTCATCCGTATCGCCGAACAGGCCGAGCGCGCCCGCCGCCGCCTGGACGACAGCCGCCGGAGCCTGCAACTGGCCGACATCCGCGCCGAACGGCTGGAACTCAAGGACGCGGTCGACGAGATGGATCAGGACCAGGAAAAGGAAGATTCACCGCAGGACGATGCCGCCCTGCAGGAAGCCTTGGCCAAGGACGCCTATGTCCAGGAATCTCTCCATCTGCTGCAGGACATGGCTGGCCAGCCCCTGAGCGCACCCCTGCGGGCCGCCCTGCTTTGA
- a CDS encoding NADH:ubiquinone reductase (Na(+)-transporting) subunit B: MKLLEDLKPDFDKGGKWEKYAAVYDAIDTTLYSPASVTSGPVHVRDSINHKRVMSILMLALLPCIMMAMWNSGYQINLTLAQMAGGAAQPGLSNHTSLVANLLKGAGLFLPVLLVSLITQAIWVTVFAAMRKKNIDAGFLVTATLIALLMPPTVPLWQVVLATSFGVVIGREIYGGIGMNFLNPALVAWGFMYLAYPSSLTGETAWTAVDGYSGATPLTMALNNGLPALSELGISWKAAFLGTIPGTMGETSALACLIGAAILLVSGIASWRIMASILVGVTAVSSLLCMFNPAALNPAWHLVLGGLAFGLVFLATDHSSAAMTGLGQWIYGFMIGALVVVVRVFNPMMPESAALVILFGNVCAPLIDRLIVNAHIKKRKLRHV, translated from the coding sequence GTGAAATTACTCGAAGATTTGAAACCCGATTTTGACAAGGGCGGGAAGTGGGAAAAGTACGCTGCGGTGTACGACGCCATCGACACGACCCTCTATTCGCCGGCCAGCGTCACCAGCGGCCCGGTTCATGTACGCGACAGCATCAACCACAAGCGTGTCATGAGCATTCTCATGCTGGCCCTGTTGCCCTGCATCATGATGGCCATGTGGAATAGCGGCTACCAGATCAACCTGACCCTGGCCCAGATGGCCGGTGGCGCCGCACAGCCGGGCCTGAGCAATCACACCTCCCTGGTGGCCAACCTGCTTAAGGGTGCCGGCCTGTTCCTGCCGGTGCTGCTGGTCAGCCTGATCACCCAGGCCATCTGGGTCACCGTTTTTGCCGCCATGCGCAAAAAGAACATTGATGCCGGCTTCCTGGTCACCGCGACCCTGATCGCCCTGCTGATGCCACCCACCGTACCCCTGTGGCAGGTGGTGCTGGCTACCTCCTTCGGCGTGGTTATCGGTCGTGAAATTTACGGTGGCATTGGCATGAACTTCCTCAACCCGGCGCTGGTGGCCTGGGGCTTCATGTACCTGGCCTATCCGTCCTCGCTGACCGGTGAAACCGCCTGGACCGCCGTCGACGGCTACAGTGGTGCCACCCCCCTGACCATGGCGCTGAACAACGGTCTGCCGGCCCTGAGCGAGCTCGGCATCAGCTGGAAAGCGGCCTTCCTCGGCACCATCCCCGGCACCATGGGTGAAACCTCGGCGCTGGCCTGCCTGATCGGTGCTGCCATCCTGCTGGTCAGCGGCATCGCCAGCTGGCGCATCATGGCCTCGATCCTTGTCGGCGTAACCGCCGTTTCCTCCCTGCTGTGCATGTTCAATCCGGCCGCTCTCAACCCGGCCTGGCATCTGGTACTCGGCGGCCTGGCCTTCGGTCTGGTGTTCCTCGCCACCGATCACTCCTCGGCGGCCATGACCGGCCTGGGCCAGTGGATCTATGGTTTTATGATCGGCGCTCTGGTTGTTGTCGTGCGCGTCTTCAACCCGATGATGCCGGAAAGTGCCGCTCTCGTTATCCTGTTCGGCAATGTCTGTGCTCCGCTGATCGATCGCCTGATCGTCAATGCGCATATCAAAAAAAGGAAGCTGCGCCATGTCTAA
- a CDS encoding helicase C-terminal domain-containing protein — protein MSDQSPQDVYPSHCIAQLRQIIDENAGNALYCIGQTDASQQLQRVQPLTTSDLLALLSRPEPPPHSAILIHNHPSGDLSPTAAEQDLARELADRGLALHLVDNPVENIRALVDNDKTVPLPGLDPTLVRQHFSADGHLANQVGGYEDRPQQQTMARQITAALNANLLTVIEAGTGTGKSLAYLLPCALWAERHDETIVISTNTINLQQQLLSKDLPLLHHCLDDPPRAVLVKGRNNYLCLRRLQQCNLEPDLFRTGQQQELANLRHWAESAAAGSRDDLAQPPSAELWQEVCCEADQCPRHQCPFHGRCFFHRARRQASQANILVVNHALLLSDLAVRSQTGNYSSSAVLPPYSRVVMDEAHHLEDAATRHFSLRVSPYSFSRVLQRLAPTRKPERGLLLRWLIQMESRAPQLRENLMQQGHILLPQLEQLQHTSRQRFAQLCGNFCGQGQGGSWRLTPEHQSQPQWQDLRQNLLPLTATSLQLARRLDELLQLTRQLDDESQVALAATTIDVRAMSQRLTAAATDLTVLLNGDSQLCIWVEVQQPRGLRDEPFLCLNGAPINVASQLQHALYDRFRTVILTSATLSVGRSFNYFLHRSGLDRCDAARLRCLQLDSPFDFAHQAVIAIPTDLVEPTHPDFARQIQPLIERSLVAAGGNAFVLFTAYGLLRSLYNALEPPLQAQGLTCLQQGQHGRHQLLQQFVDQPRQVLFGTDSFWEGVDVPGAALQLVIITRLPFRVPTEPIQLARCEAISASGRDPFMLYTVPQAVIRLKQGFGRLIRHQQDRGLVLILDRRVTSRSYGRIFLDSLPPARRLTGDSASLQVFIQDFFQPVCPS, from the coding sequence CCATCCGGCGACCTCTCTCCGACGGCAGCTGAACAGGATTTGGCGCGCGAATTGGCTGACCGCGGCCTGGCCTTACACCTTGTGGACAACCCGGTGGAAAACATCAGGGCGCTTGTGGATAACGACAAAACCGTACCACTACCCGGCCTTGACCCGACCCTGGTACGACAGCATTTCAGCGCCGACGGCCATCTGGCCAACCAGGTCGGTGGCTACGAGGACCGCCCCCAGCAACAAACCATGGCGCGCCAGATCACCGCCGCCCTCAACGCCAACCTGCTGACCGTCATTGAAGCCGGCACCGGCACCGGTAAAAGTCTGGCCTATCTGCTGCCCTGCGCCCTGTGGGCTGAACGCCACGACGAAACCATTGTCATTTCGACCAACACAATCAATTTGCAGCAGCAACTGCTCAGCAAGGATCTGCCACTGCTGCACCACTGCCTGGACGATCCGCCCCGAGCCGTGCTGGTCAAAGGCCGCAACAACTATCTCTGCCTGCGCCGGTTGCAACAGTGCAACCTCGAACCCGATCTGTTCCGCACAGGCCAACAGCAAGAGCTGGCCAACCTGCGTCATTGGGCCGAAAGCGCCGCAGCCGGCAGTCGCGATGACCTGGCGCAACCGCCCAGCGCCGAGCTATGGCAGGAAGTCTGCTGCGAAGCCGACCAGTGCCCCCGCCACCAGTGCCCCTTCCACGGCCGCTGTTTTTTCCACCGCGCCCGCCGCCAGGCCAGCCAGGCCAACATTCTGGTGGTCAATCACGCCCTGCTGCTGTCAGATCTGGCCGTGCGCAGCCAAACAGGCAACTACAGCAGCAGTGCGGTTCTACCGCCCTACAGTCGGGTGGTCATGGACGAAGCCCACCATCTGGAGGATGCCGCTACACGCCATTTTTCCCTGCGGGTAAGCCCCTACAGCTTTAGCCGCGTCCTGCAGCGGCTGGCACCGACGCGCAAGCCCGAACGAGGTCTCCTGTTACGCTGGCTCATTCAGATGGAGTCACGCGCGCCACAGCTGCGCGAGAACCTGATGCAACAGGGGCACATTCTGCTGCCACAGCTCGAACAGCTGCAACACACCAGCCGGCAGCGCTTCGCGCAACTGTGTGGCAACTTCTGTGGTCAAGGCCAGGGCGGCAGCTGGCGCCTGACGCCGGAGCACCAGTCCCAGCCACAGTGGCAGGATCTGCGCCAGAATCTGCTCCCCCTCACGGCAACCAGTCTGCAGCTGGCGCGACGACTTGACGAGCTGCTGCAGCTGACCCGCCAGCTGGATGACGAAAGCCAGGTAGCTCTGGCCGCTACCACCATCGACGTGCGCGCGATGTCACAGCGCCTGACGGCTGCCGCTACGGATCTGACCGTTCTGCTTAATGGCGACAGCCAGCTGTGTATCTGGGTCGAGGTTCAACAACCTCGCGGCCTGCGTGATGAGCCCTTTCTGTGCCTTAATGGCGCTCCCATCAACGTGGCCAGCCAGTTACAACATGCCCTTTACGACCGCTTCCGCACCGTCATTCTAACCAGCGCCACCCTCAGTGTCGGTCGTTCCTTCAACTATTTTCTCCACCGCAGCGGACTCGACCGCTGTGACGCAGCCCGGCTGCGCTGCCTGCAACTCGACTCGCCATTCGACTTCGCCCACCAGGCCGTCATCGCCATTCCGACCGACCTGGTCGAGCCGACCCATCCCGATTTCGCCCGCCAGATTCAGCCCCTGATCGAACGCAGCCTGGTTGCCGCCGGCGGCAATGCCTTCGTGCTATTTACTGCCTATGGCCTGCTGCGCAGCCTCTACAACGCCCTGGAACCGCCCCTGCAAGCCCAGGGCCTGACCTGTCTGCAACAGGGCCAGCACGGCCGCCATCAGCTGCTGCAACAATTTGTCGACCAGCCACGTCAGGTGCTGTTTGGCACCGATTCGTTCTGGGAAGGCGTTGACGTTCCTGGCGCCGCCCTGCAACTGGTCATCATCACCCGCTTGCCCTTTCGTGTCCCAACCGAACCCATTCAACTGGCCCGCTGCGAAGCCATCAGCGCCAGCGGCAGGGATCCTTTCATGCTCTACACCGTGCCCCAGGCGGTCATCCGCCTCAAGCAGGGGTTTGGCCGCCTGATCCGCCATCAGCAAGACCGCGGTCTGGTGCTGATTCTCGACCGACGCGTCACCAGCCGATCCTATGGCCGCATCTTTCTCGACTCCCTGCCGCCGGCCCGTCGTCTGACCGGTGACAGTGCCAGCCTACAGGTCTTCATTCAGGATTTTTTCCAGCCGGTCTGTCCGTCATGA
- a CDS encoding Na(+)-translocating NADH-quinone reductase subunit A gives MIKITKGLDLPISGSPEQKVYDAPSVKSVALLGPDYVGMKPSMTVKVGDQVKLGQLLFTDKKNEGVKFTSPGCGKVVAINRGERRVLQSVVIELNGDDAEIFASYKEAELDGLARDKVVANLVDSGLWTALRTRPFSKIPAIDSTPAAIFVTAMDTNPLAARAELLIKEEEQAFANGLKVLSRLTDGKLYVCQKPNVVLPRINGASYEEFDGPHPAGLPGTHIHFLAPVNAAKTVWYINYQDVIAYGKFFLSGKIPTGRIVALAGPGVSQPRLLRTRMGANLQELTAGGLKQGEQRIVSGSVLHGATAAGPLAFLGRYHLQVSVLPEKRDREFLASLTAGADKFSIKRAFLTAFTGGPSGEMNTSTYGRPGNILDIGSFDKVMPLDILPGFLLRALCSGDTDEAQNLGCLELDEEDLALCTFVCSGKKEYGPLLRSALTTIEKEG, from the coding sequence ATGATTAAAATCACCAAGGGCCTGGATCTGCCAATCAGTGGCAGCCCCGAACAGAAAGTCTACGACGCCCCTTCGGTCAAGTCCGTCGCCCTGCTCGGCCCGGACTATGTCGGCATGAAGCCGAGCATGACCGTCAAGGTCGGCGACCAGGTCAAGCTGGGCCAGCTTCTGTTCACCGACAAGAAAAACGAAGGTGTCAAATTCACCTCTCCCGGCTGCGGCAAGGTCGTAGCCATCAATCGCGGCGAGCGCCGCGTACTGCAATCCGTTGTCATCGAACTCAACGGCGACGATGCCGAGATCTTTGCCAGCTACAAGGAAGCCGAACTGGATGGCCTGGCGCGCGACAAGGTTGTTGCCAACCTGGTCGATTCCGGCCTGTGGACGGCGCTGCGCACCCGTCCCTTCAGCAAGATTCCGGCCATTGACAGCACGCCGGCAGCCATCTTCGTCACCGCCATGGACACCAATCCCCTGGCCGCCCGCGCAGAACTGCTGATCAAAGAGGAAGAGCAAGCCTTCGCCAACGGCCTGAAGGTGCTCAGCCGACTGACGGATGGCAAGCTTTATGTCTGCCAGAAACCCAATGTGGTGCTGCCGCGTATCAACGGCGCCAGCTATGAGGAATTCGACGGTCCCCATCCGGCGGGACTGCCCGGCACCCATATCCACTTCCTCGCACCGGTGAATGCCGCCAAGACGGTCTGGTATATCAACTATCAGGACGTTATCGCCTACGGCAAGTTCTTCCTCAGCGGCAAGATTCCGACCGGGCGCATTGTCGCCTTGGCCGGCCCGGGCGTCAGCCAGCCGCGGCTGCTGCGTACCCGTATGGGTGCCAACCTGCAGGAACTGACCGCCGGCGGCCTCAAGCAGGGTGAGCAGCGCATCGTTTCCGGTTCGGTACTGCACGGCGCCACGGCGGCTGGCCCGCTGGCCTTCCTCGGTCGCTACCACCTGCAGGTGAGCGTGCTGCCGGAAAAACGGGATCGTGAATTCCTCGCCTCGCTGACCGCCGGCGCTGACAAGTTCTCGATTAAACGCGCCTTCCTCACCGCCTTCACCGGCGGGCCTTCGGGTGAAATGAACACCAGCACCTACGGCCGGCCGGGCAACATCCTCGATATCGGCTCCTTCGACAAGGTGATGCCGCTGGATATCCTGCCGGGCTTCCTGCTGCGCGCCCTGTGCTCCGGCGACACCGATGAGGCCCAGAATCTGGGCTGCCTGGAGCTGGATGAGGAAGATCTGGCGCTGTGCACCTTTGTCTGCTCGGGCAAGAAGGAATACGGCCCGCTGTTGCGCAGTGCACTCACCACCATCGAGAAAGAAGGATAG
- a CDS encoding PilZ domain-containing protein: MSGHLILVSAEIQALLQFNQDFSRREGFELLVGNDGEDILRQARTRRPDIIFVAPQLSCQNPTCICRQLKEDDQLHGIPVVAVIDGNDPDERRHCIAARPDDVLFKPINQHLFLATARRTLGLAHRAFYRLQTSLIVQFGPARDQLRAACAYNLSSGGIFIATETPPSLNSSLCVLLDLPTGREPILCQAIVTWINDRDQPARPEIPAGIGLQFLSLNLSELFAIRDYIACHEQDHEGSGRPH, from the coding sequence ATGTCGGGTCACCTCATCCTCGTTTCCGCCGAGATCCAGGCCCTGCTGCAGTTCAATCAAGACTTCTCCCGCCGGGAGGGTTTCGAGTTGCTGGTCGGCAATGACGGCGAGGACATCCTCCGTCAAGCCCGGACACGCCGCCCGGATATCATTTTCGTCGCGCCGCAACTCTCCTGCCAGAATCCCACCTGCATCTGCCGGCAACTCAAGGAGGATGACCAGTTGCACGGCATCCCGGTGGTCGCCGTCATCGACGGGAACGATCCCGACGAGCGGCGCCATTGCATTGCGGCGCGACCCGATGATGTGCTGTTCAAACCCATCAACCAGCACCTGTTTCTGGCCACCGCCCGCCGCACGTTGGGGCTGGCCCACCGCGCCTTCTACCGCCTGCAGACCAGCCTGATTGTCCAGTTCGGTCCCGCCCGCGATCAGTTGCGCGCCGCCTGTGCCTACAACCTCAGCAGCGGCGGCATCTTCATCGCTACCGAGACGCCGCCATCCCTCAACAGCTCCCTGTGTGTTCTGCTCGATCTGCCGACGGGCCGCGAGCCGATCCTGTGCCAGGCCATCGTCACCTGGATCAACGACCGCGACCAGCCGGCCAGGCCGGAAATCCCGGCCGGCATCGGCCTGCAGTTTCTGTCCCTCAACCTGTCGGAGCTGTTTGCCATCCGCGACTATATCGCCTGCCACGAGCAGGACCACGAGGGTTCCGGCAGACCACACTAA